The Argentina anserina chromosome 3, drPotAnse1.1, whole genome shotgun sequence genome includes a region encoding these proteins:
- the LOC126785737 gene encoding uncharacterized protein LOC126785737, giving the protein MIDQFINCVIRPPRADYNPDQYLWERDFTLAGRAYKRQDLELTNARGHSLRCTHYLPSPFPEDSSLPCVVYCHGNSGCRADANEAALILLPSNITVFTLDFSGSGLSDGDYVSLGWHERDDLKVVVSYLRSNKQISHIGLWGRSMGAVTCLLYGAEDPSVAGMVLDSAFSNLYVLMMELVDVYKIRLPKFTVKMAVQYMRRMIEKKAKFDIMDLNCLQVAPKTFIPALFGHAKDDKFIQTSHSDLIYKSYAGDKNIIFFDGDHNSSRPQFYYDSVSIFFYNALHPPQVSSSHSYKPEKYYDLEDLEFGADLDEGLLHKIISGVHSAGTDAASSSYAPAAIATKKSVGDLLSEIAPITPIVDPVHDEDGTLNCHDMSNLQDRPKGQNEECCSYTSSNRESWGRCSSLGGSDGESSDCTAVDNGHGEYTRSLQHEQQKSPDMKKEVKKKKKVPIAPKKPKSEKFEKLEALGKRLRLCILKRVNHRRHHT; this is encoded by the exons ATGATCGATCAATTCATTAATTGCGTGATTCGCCCTCCCAG GGCAGACTATAACCCAGATCAGTATTTATGGGAAAGGGATTTCACTCTTGCAGGCAGAGCATACAAACGACAAGACTTGGAG CTTACGAATGCTAGAGGCCATAGCTTGCGGTGTACTCATTACCTTCCTTCACCTTTCCCAGAGGATTCGTCTCTACCTTGTGTTGTATATTGCCATGGAAACAG TGGATGTAGGGCAGACGCAAATGAAGCTGCTCtaattcttcttccttcaaacATCACCGTTTTTACTCTTGATTTTTCGGGTTCAGGCTTGTCTGATGGTGACTATGTTAGCCTTGGTTGGCATGAG AGGGATGACCTCAAGGTCGTGGTTTCATATCTAAGAAGCAACAAACAAATCTCGCATATAGGTCTTTGGGGGCGATCTATGGGAGCGGTTACTTG CCTTCTTTATGGAGCGGAAGACCCTTCTGTTGCTGGAATGGTGTTGGATAGTGCCTTTTCAAACTTGTATGTTCTAATGATGGAGCTAGTGGATGTTTACAAGATCCGGCTTCCTAAATTCACT GTTAAGATGGCAGTACAATACATGCGCCGGATGATTGAGAAGAAGGCAAAGTTTGATATCATGGATCTTAATTGCTTACAG GTTGCACCCAAAACATTTATTCCTGCTTTATTTGGACATGCCAAGGACGACAAGTTCATCCAAACCAGCCATTCTGATCTCATCTACAAGTCCTATGCA GGGgacaaaaatattatatttttcgaTGGTGATCACAATTCCTCTCGGCCACAGTTTTATTATGATTCtgtttcaattttcttttataatgCTCTTCATCCCCCACAAGTATCTTCTTCTCATTCATATAAGCCTGAGAAATATTATGATCTAGAGGATTTGGAGTTTGGTGCTGATTTGGATGAG GGTCTGTTACATAAGATAATCAGTGGTGTTCATTCTGCGGGTACTGATGCTGCAAGTTCTTCTTATGCTCCTGCAGCCATTGCCACCAAAAAGTCTGTGGGAGACCTTCTGTCTGAAATTGCACCAATCACTCCTATAGTT GACCCTGTGCATGATGAAGATGGCACACTTAACTGTCACGATATGTCAAATCTACAG GATCGGCCAAAGGGTCAGAATGAAGAATGCTGTTCATATACAAGTTCAAATAGAGAGAGTTGGGGAAGATGCTCTTCATTAGGAGGCAGTGATGGAGAATCATCTGACTGCACAGCTGTTGACAATGGTCATGGG GAGTATACAAGATCCCTTCAACATGAGCAACAAAAATCACCGGACATGAAGAAAGaggtgaagaaaaagaagaaagttcCAATTGCTCCAAAGAAACCCAAAAGTGAGAAATTTGAAAAGTTAGAGGCCCTTGGCAAAAGATTGCGTCTTTGCATCCTGAAGCGAGTAAACCATCGGAGGCACCACACTTGA
- the LOC126786666 gene encoding myb family transcription factor PHL7: protein MYQPNGTPSSGLVHKNLLVHGQYLDCRPNTMDNANGANSPSNSNLTSKQRLRWTHELHERFVDAVAQLGGPDRATPKGVLRVMGVQGLTIYHVKSHLQKYRLAKYLPDSSSDGGKADKKEPGDMLSDVDGSSGMQITEALKLQMEVQKRLHEQLEVQRQLQLRIEAQGKYLKKIIEEQRRLSGVLSEAPVPGNSTLASGDTCPESDKVDPATPAPTSEGPILDKANKERAPGKSLSVDESCSSRHEEPSTPDSGSHVISPAERSMKKQKFSTVEAFSNPEVVLAHQILESSVNSSYQQAHTIFLPREQSNPTSGISVRNNDLEQDAGSDM, encoded by the exons ATGTATCAACCAAATGGTACTCCTAGTTCAGGCTTAGTCCACAAAAATTTGTTAGTCCATGGTCAATATCTAGATTGCCGCCCCAATACAATGGACAATGCCAATGGAGCCAACAGTCCCAGCAACTCTAATCTTACTTCAAAGCAGCGATTGCGTTGGACACATGAGCTTCATGAACGCTTTGTTGATGCAGTGGCACAACTCGGTGGCCCAGATC GTGCAACACCCAAAGGTGTCTTGAGAGTGATGGGTGTACAAGGTTTAACCATATACCATGTAAAGAGCCATTTACAG AAATATCGACTTGCAAAGTACCTACCTGACTCCTCGTCTGATG GGGGGAAAGCTGACAAAAAAGAACCAGGGGACATGCTTTCTGACGTGGATGGTTCCTC TGGAATGCAAATAACGGAAGCATTAAAGCTGCAAATGGAGGTGCAGAAGCGACTGCATGAACAATTAGAG GTACAGAGACAGCTACAGTTAAGGATAGAAGCACAAGGTAAGTACTTGAAGAAAATTATCGAAGAGCAACGACGACTTAGTGGGGTTCTTTCGGAAGCACCTGTCCCTGGGAACTCCACACTTGCTTCAGGTGATACATGCCCAGAATCTGACAAGGTTGACCCAGCAACCCCTGCCCCAACCTCTGAGGGTCCCATTTTAGACAAGGCTAACAAGGAACGCGCACCAGGCAAGAGCCTTTCTGTTGATGAATCTTGCTCATCTCGTCATGAAGAACCCTCGACTCCAGATTCTGGTTCTCATGTTATTTCTCCAGCTGAGAGGTCGATGAAGAAGCAAAAGTTTAGCACGGTTGAAGCATTTTCTAATCCAGAAGTGGTACTTGCACACCAAATATTGGAGTCAAGCGTAAACTCTTCCTATCAGCAAGCACACACCATTTTCTTGCCCAGGGAGCAGTCTAATCCCACATCTGGGATTTCTGTCAGGAATAATGATTTGGAGCAAGATGCTGGTAGTGATATGTAG
- the LOC126786502 gene encoding protein PHR1-LIKE 3-like, producing MFPRLMQPPPPLEGIEDMHRADPCLVLTSDPKPRLRWTADLHERFIDAVTQLGGAAKATPKAIMRTMNVKGLTLFHLKSHLQKYRLGKQSGKDMDEVSKDASYLLESPGSGNSSPNLPSSDMNEGYEVKEALRVQMEVQSKLHVQVEAEKHLQIRQDAERRYMAMLERACKMLADQFIGGSVIDTDGHKCQGLGNKNAKSSSLDPLGFYSLQSTDVSGVRGPEEVLTSVHPQRADCSTESCLTSHESPGGLTLEGSPAGGRKRMLSLEAATASLIWGEAEVRTQEINLAAVEAHGITRYGI from the exons ATGTTTCCGAGGCTGATGCAGCCTCCTCCTCCGCTTGAAGGAATTGAAGACATGCACAGAGCAGACCCTTGCCTCGTCTTGACCTCCGATCCCAAACCCCGTCTCCGCTGGACTGCTGACCTCCACGAACGATTCATCGACGCAGTCACTCAGCTTGGCGGCGCCGCTA AAGCTACACCCAAGGCTATTATGCGAACAATGAATGTCAAGGGGCTCACACTTTTTCATTTAAAGAGTCATCTACAG AAATACAGGCTAGGTAAGCAATCAGGAAAGGATATGGATGAGGTATCCAAGGATG CTTCGTACCTTCTTGAAAGCCCTGGTTCTGGTAATTCTTCGCCAAATTTGCCTTCTTCTGATATGAATGA GGGTTATGAAGTCAAGGAGGCATTAAGAGTGCAAATGGAAGTACAAAGTAAACTACACGTGCAAGTTGAG GCTGAGAAGCACTTGCAGATTCGCCAGGATGCTGAGCGGAGATATATGGCCATGCTTGAGAGAGCTTGTAAGATGCTTGCCGATCAATTTATTGGAGGTTCAGTTATTGATACTGATGGCCATAAATGTCAAGGATTGGGGAATAAGAATGCTAAAAGTTCCTCCCTCGACCCACTTGGCTTCTACTCATTACAATCCACAGATGTGTCTGGAGTTCGTGGTCCGGAAGAAGTTCTAACTAGTGTCCATCCTCAAAGGGCTGATTGCTCCACTGAAAGCTGCCTCACATCACATGAGAGTCCAGGAGGACTAACTTTGGAAGGATCTCCTGCTGGTGGGAGAAAAAGAATGTTGAGCTTGGAGGCGGCAACTGCATCTCTAATTTGGGGTGAAGCCGAGGTGAGAACCCAAGAGATTAATCTAGCCGCAGTTGAGGCTCATGGCATTACTAGGTATGGCATATAG
- the LOC126787808 gene encoding probable E3 ubiquitin-protein ligase WAVH2: MGGGASSKLRKAAKKMVVAAANACGGSFSSRRKPHVDPIVFFDPASISASSPVSPANSTPEEDEECIANQTETSITNVPSSNKNLCAICLDPLSYHSKGRSSGQAIFTAQCSHAFHFACISSNVRHGSVTCPICRAHWTQLPRNLNKPGGSVSSCNPTDPILQILDNSIATFRIHRRSFLRSARYDDDDPIEPADPMPNFPRLQFSLAPLPSSSPPHSFQPSWCVTHQYHPPLHHLSCSSTSLLQSPTRPKSYTTMYASSDRAYLSVKLAQQRATDLVLVASPNGPHLRLLKQCMALVVFSLRPTDRLAIVTYSSAAARVFPLRRMTSYGKRTAQQVIDRLFYTGQADPVEGLKKGIKILQDRVYKNQDSVILHLSDTPTRSYHAALNLEVPIPVHRFHVGFGFGTSSGFIMHEFEEFLRRLIGGVVRDIQLRISTTGEGSSRIARIGELRNGEERKILVDLSVCGHICVEYSYIEDGEIDEPITRGETMVSIGDGKTNINVAEAASAGSGNGGRPSSAESWDYHDPYMARRWAKHLHGYRL, encoded by the exons ATGGGAGGAGGAGCATCGTCGAAGCTGAGAAAAGCGGCCAAGAAGATGGTGGTGGCTGCCGCAAATGCATGTGGTGGTTCCTTCTCTTCCAGGAGGAAGCCTCACGTGGACCCAATCGTCTTCTTCGACCCTGCCTCT ATCTCAGCTTCTTCTCCTGTGTCTCCCGCCAACTCAACaccagaagaagatgaagaatgcATTGCAAACCAAACTGAAACTTCAATCACCAATGTGCCTTCTTCTAATAAG AATTTGTGTGCAATATGTCTAGACCCTCTGAGTTACCATAGCAAGGGAAGGAGCTCGGGGCAAGCTATATTCACGGCCCAGTGCTCCCATGCGTTCCACTTTGCCTGCATCTCCTCCAATGTCCGCCATGGTAGTGTCACCTGCCCCATCTGCCGTGCCCATTGGACTCAGCTGCCCCGCAATCTGAACAAACCCGGTGGTTCTGTCTCTTCTTGCAACCCAACTGATCCCATCCTCCAAATCCTTGATAACTCTATAGCCACTTTCCGCATCCACAGGCGCTCTTTCCTGCGCTCTGCTCgctatgatgatgatgacccAATTGAGCCTGCTGATCCCATGCCTAATTTCCCCCGTCTCCAATTCTCTCTAGCACCCTTACCATCAAGTAGTCCACCCCATAGCTTTCAACCATCCTGGTGTGTCACACACCAATATCATCCACCCCTACATCACCTGAGTTGTAGCTCCACATCATTGTTACAATCACCAACCAGGCCAAAGTCCTATACTACTATGTATGCCTCCTCAGACAGAGCTTATCTTTCGGTGAAATTGGCACAACAGCGAGCAACTGATTTGGTCTTGGTTGCTAGCCCAAATGGACCGCACTTGAGGCTTCTCAAGCAGTGCATGGCATTGGTGGTTTTCTCCCTTAGACCTACTGATCGTTTAGCCATTGTTACTTACTCATCAGCTGCTGCCCGCGTCTTCCCTCTAAGACGCATGACATCTTATGGGAAGCGAACAGCCCAGCAGGTTATTGACCGTCTGTTCTATACGGGGCAAGCAGATCCAGTGGAAGGGCTCAAAAAAGGGATCAAGATACTTCAAGATCGTGTATACAAGAATCAAGATTCAGTCATCCTGCATCTGTCTGACACCCCAACCCGATCCTACCATGCTGCTCTCAATTTGGAAGTACCCATTCCAGTGCATCGTTTTCATGTAGGATTTGGATTCGGCACTTCAAGTGGTTTTATCATGCATGAATTTGAAGAGTTCCTCCGCAGACTCATAGGTGGTGTTGTGAGAGATATCCAGTTGCGGATCAGCACAACAGGGGAAGGCAGCAGTAGGATTGCAAGAATAGGAGAGCTAAGAAACGGCGAAGAAAGGAAAATCTTGGTTGACTTGAGCGTTTGTGGACATATTTGTGTGGAATACAGCTACATTGAGGATGGTGAGATTGACGAACCTATCACAAGAGGAGAAACTATGGTGAGCATAGGTGATGGTAAAACTAATATTAATGTAGCAGAAGCAGCTTCTGCTGGATCGGGGAATGGTGGGAGGCCTAGTAGTGCAGAAAGTTGGGACTATCATGATCCTTACATGGCTAGAAGATGGGCCAAACATCTGCATGGCTACAGGCTTTGA
- the LOC126788796 gene encoding cell wall / vacuolar inhibitor of fructosidase 2-like: MHRYMPLSLIASLHQLFIIQARKPNKEKKKMVKYHHILCLSTLSLFQCCLFIPCPCAATTSTRPLRPTSKLVDAVCRKTYSSYSFCVESLYSDPRTPTADRYVLAYISFGLAYFNASTTQHHVAHLLNKTVGAQQLQLRQCYHDYNGAVSALQLAYDDLNSETFLELANLAGVASLAADDCQAAFNTTSSPLTKMNRDLKGLCKICVVVSNLFTGLA, translated from the coding sequence ATGCATCGCTATATGCCACTCTCCTTGATTGCTTCGCTGCatcaattatttataatacaagcaagaaaaccaaacaaggaaaagaagaaaatggtaAAATATCACCATATCCTGTGTCTCTCAACTCTATCCTTGTTTCAATGCTGCCTCTTCATACCATGTCCCTGTGCTGCTACAACTAGTACTAGGCCATTGAGGCCAACCAGCAAGCTTGTAGACGCTGTTTGTCGCAAAACATATTCAAGTTACTCCTTCTGTGTGGAGTCTCTCTACAGCGACCCACGGACTCCAACTGCTGATAGATATGTGCTCGCCTACATCTCCTTTGGGTTAGCGTACTTCAATGCCTCCACCACCCAACACCATGTTGCCCACCTCCTAAACAAGACTGTAGGAGCACAACAACTACAACTGCGACAATGTTACCATGATTATAACGGGGCTGTTTCTGCGTTGCAACTCGCTTACGATGACCTCAATTCCGAGACTTttttggagcttgcaaatttGGCAGGTGTTGCTTCTCTTGCTGCCGATGATTGCCAAGCTGCTTTCAATACCACTTCTTCACCTCTCACCAAAATGAATCGTGATCTCAAGGGTCTGTGTAAAATCTGTGTGGTTGTTTCTAACCTCTTTACTGGACTTGCTTAG